A genome region from Oryzias latipes chromosome 2, ASM223467v1 includes the following:
- the LOC101156149 gene encoding ras-related protein O-RAL, whose translation MATGKNKNQTSLALHKVIMVGSGGVGKSALTLQFMYDEFVEDYEPTKADSYRKKVVLDGEDVQIDILDTAGQEDYAAIRDNYFRSGEGFLLVFSITELESFTATSEFREQILRVKEEEAIPLLLVGNKSDLEDRRQITAEDAASKAGEWGVQYVETSAKTRANVDKVFFDLMREVRKKKKSETKDKNGPSGRKKKKHCRIL comes from the exons ATGGCTACTGGTAAGAACAAGAACCAGACCTCTCTGGCCCTCCACAAAGTGATCATGGTGGGCAGCGGTGGCGTAGGAAAGTCAGCGCTAACGTTGCAGTTCATGTACGATGAG TTCGTGGAGGACTACGAGCCAACCAAGGCGGACAGCTACAGGAAGAAGGTGGTGCTTGATGGGGAGGACGTGCAGATCGATATCCTGGACACGGCGGGACAGGAGGACTACGCTGCCATCAGAGACAACTACTTCCGCAGTGGTGAAGGCTTCCTACTGGTCTTCTCCATCACGGAGCTGGAGTCCTTCACGGCCACGTCGGAGTTCAG GGAGCAGATCCTGCgggtgaaggaggaggaggccatCCCTCTTTTGCTTGTGGGGAATAAGTCGGACCTGGAGGACCGGCGGCAGATCACCGCAGAGGATGCCGCGAGCAAAGCAGGCGAGTGGGGAGTCCAGTACGTCGAGACGTCGGCCAAGACGAGAGCCAACGTGGACAAG GTCTTCTTTGACCTCATGAGGGAAGTCCGCAAGAAGAAAAAATCGGAGACCAAAGACAAAAACGGGCCGAGCGGtcggaagaagaagaagcactgTCGCATCCTTTAG